In Carassius gibelio isolate Cgi1373 ecotype wild population from Czech Republic chromosome B4, carGib1.2-hapl.c, whole genome shotgun sequence, one DNA window encodes the following:
- the LOC127956972 gene encoding 40S ribosomal protein S16 → MPAKGPLQSVQVFGRKKTATAVAHCKRGNGLIKVNGRPLEMIEPATLQYKLLEPLLLLGKERFAGVDIRVRVKGGGHVAQVYAIRQAISKALVAYYQKYVDEASKKEIKDILIQYDRTLLVADPRRCESKKFGGPGARARYQKSYR, encoded by the exons ATGCCAGCTAAAGGTCCCCTACAGTCTGTCCAGGTGTTTGGACGTAAA AAAACAGCCACTGCTGTCGCCCACTGCAAGAGGGGAAATGGCCTGATTAAAGTCAACGGAAGACCTCTTGAGATGATCGAGCCGGCCACTCTGCAGTACAAG CTGCTGGAGCCTCTTCTGCTGTTGGGCAAGGAGCGCTTTGCTGGTGTTGACATCAGAGTTCGCGTGAAGGGTGGTGGACATGTCGCACAGGTTTACG CCATCCGCCAGGCCATCTCTAAAGCCCTGGTTGCCTATTATCAGAAAT atgTGGATGAGGCCTCCAAGAAAGAGATCAAGGATATCTTGATTCAGTACGATAGGACCCTGCTGGTCGCTGATCCCCGCCGCTGCGAGTCCAAGAAGTTTGGTGGACCTGGAGCTCGCGCCCGCTACCAGAAGTCCTACCGTTAA